The Halorientalis sp. IM1011 genome window below encodes:
- a CDS encoding sulfurtransferase, with amino-acid sequence MSEVVVPAAWVADRRDELVLVDVRDAWEFDGIGHVPGAVNVPFDSFRDDESDETGMLPGGEAFADLVGEAGISRDDHVVAYDDHHGVFAARLLVTAELYGHDPAKLHLLDGDFSAWQRERETTSDATEVEPTTYEVTDPEEIETPLVDADTVSAAADDPDAVVVDTREDWEYEEGHIPGAVRLDWRELVDDESRGLKPREEMEEILDSRGITPDRRVVLYCNTARRISHTYTVLRHLGYPDLQFYEGSLTEWEEEGRPLETGESE; translated from the coding sequence ATGAGCGAGGTAGTGGTTCCGGCGGCGTGGGTGGCCGACCGACGCGACGAGCTCGTCCTCGTCGACGTCCGAGACGCCTGGGAGTTCGACGGCATCGGCCACGTTCCGGGCGCGGTGAACGTCCCGTTCGACTCCTTCCGGGACGACGAGAGCGACGAGACGGGAATGCTCCCCGGCGGTGAGGCCTTCGCGGACCTCGTGGGCGAGGCCGGTATCAGCAGGGACGATCACGTCGTCGCGTACGACGACCACCACGGCGTCTTCGCCGCGCGCCTGCTCGTGACCGCCGAACTGTACGGACACGACCCCGCGAAGCTCCACCTGCTCGACGGGGACTTCTCGGCCTGGCAGCGCGAGCGCGAGACCACGAGCGACGCGACCGAGGTCGAGCCGACGACCTACGAAGTGACCGATCCCGAGGAGATCGAGACGCCGCTGGTCGACGCCGACACGGTGTCGGCGGCGGCCGACGACCCCGACGCCGTCGTCGTCGACACCCGCGAGGACTGGGAGTACGAGGAGGGCCACATCCCCGGCGCGGTCCGACTGGACTGGCGGGAACTCGTCGACGACGAGAGCCGGGGGCTGAAACCACGCGAGGAGATGGAGGAAATCCTCGACTCCCGTGGAATCACCCCCGACCGGCGGGTCGTCCTCTACTGCAACACCGCACGCAGGATCAGCCACACCTACACCGTCCTCCGCCATCTGGGCTACCCCGACCTGCAGTTCTACGAGGGAAGCCTCACCGAGTGGGAAGAAGAGGGGCGGCCACTCGAAACGGGCGAGTCCGAGTGA
- a CDS encoding AI-2E family transporter: MAVDRRRRRVLLGAFVVLVLLTTFVLSEVLATVFFAVTVAYVLYPVRQRVRGRGHGRRVAAGVATLVGFLAVVAAALPIVGALYARRLEFIAFVRELPAEIPVAAFGFEFAVDVSVVRTRVQSVLTEVAVDLAAAAPVIALKATLFGLLVYALLWRPHEIRATTFELVPSVYHDIVEGFHRRVRDTLYAIYVLQAATAFGTFLIAYAVFAILGYESTLVLSVFAGILQFIPIIGPSVLVILLAIYQVTLGNPGGALLVVAFGLLLIGFLPDALIRPRLASYTAGMPGSLYFVGFVGGVLTVGIVGFIAGPLAVAVLLEAGQQLSTEMGVEPAGPED, encoded by the coding sequence ATGGCGGTAGATCGGCGTCGGCGTCGTGTGTTGCTGGGTGCGTTCGTCGTGCTGGTGCTGCTGACGACGTTCGTTCTCTCGGAGGTGCTGGCGACGGTGTTCTTCGCGGTGACGGTGGCGTACGTCCTCTATCCCGTGCGCCAGCGGGTCCGGGGACGGGGCCACGGCCGGCGGGTGGCGGCCGGTGTGGCGACGCTGGTGGGGTTCCTGGCGGTCGTCGCGGCGGCGCTGCCGATCGTCGGCGCGCTGTACGCCCGGCGACTGGAGTTCATCGCGTTCGTCCGGGAACTCCCCGCGGAGATCCCCGTCGCCGCGTTCGGGTTCGAGTTCGCGGTCGACGTGAGCGTGGTGCGCACGCGGGTCCAGTCGGTGCTGACGGAGGTGGCGGTCGATCTGGCCGCGGCCGCACCCGTCATCGCGCTGAAGGCGACGCTGTTCGGCCTCCTCGTGTACGCCCTGCTGTGGCGACCCCACGAGATCAGGGCGACGACCTTCGAACTCGTCCCCTCGGTCTACCACGACATCGTGGAGGGGTTCCACCGCAGGGTGCGGGACACGCTGTACGCGATCTACGTTCTGCAGGCGGCGACGGCTTTCGGCACCTTCCTGATCGCCTACGCCGTCTTCGCTATCCTGGGGTACGAATCGACGCTGGTGCTCTCCGTGTTCGCCGGCATCCTCCAGTTCATCCCCATCATCGGCCCGAGCGTCCTGGTGATCCTGCTGGCGATCTACCAGGTGACGCTCGGCAACCCCGGTGGGGCGCTGCTGGTCGTCGCCTTCGGCCTGCTCCTGATCGGCTTCCTCCCGGACGCGCTCATCCGGCCGCGGCTGGCGTCCTACACCGCCGGGATGCCCGGGAGCCTCTACTTCGTCGGCTTCGTCGGCGGCGTCCTCACCGTCGGTATCGTCGGCTTCATCGCCGGCCCGCTGGCCGTCGCCGTTCTGCTCGAAGCCGGCCAGCAACTCTCGACCGAGATGGGCGTCGAACCCGCAGGCCCTGAGGACTAG
- a CDS encoding class I SAM-dependent methyltransferase has product MSVREEFDQWANEGRDRGMEERHWHTAKHALARMPVRAGDTVLDLGCGSGYAGRALRDTADAGRVYGIDASPEMATNARSYTDDPDVAYLVGDFEHLPFEDDSVDHCFSMEAFYYASDPDAALSELARVLRPGGTFYCAVNFYEENVHSHHWPDLVGVEMTRWSEREYREAFRSAGFHVAEQDRIPDREIEIPPAEEFPTEDWESRDAMVERYRTYGTLLTIGVVP; this is encoded by the coding sequence ATGAGCGTCCGCGAGGAGTTCGACCAGTGGGCCAACGAGGGCCGCGACAGGGGTATGGAGGAGCGCCACTGGCACACCGCGAAACACGCGCTGGCACGGATGCCGGTCCGGGCCGGCGACACCGTCCTCGATCTGGGCTGTGGCAGCGGCTACGCCGGCCGCGCGCTCCGGGACACCGCCGACGCCGGCCGTGTGTACGGTATCGACGCCTCCCCGGAGATGGCGACGAACGCCCGGAGCTACACCGACGACCCCGACGTGGCCTACCTCGTCGGCGACTTCGAACACCTCCCCTTCGAGGACGACAGCGTCGACCACTGTTTCTCCATGGAGGCGTTCTACTACGCGAGCGATCCTGACGCGGCGCTGTCGGAACTGGCCCGTGTCCTCCGGCCCGGCGGCACGTTCTACTGCGCCGTCAACTTCTACGAGGAGAACGTCCACTCCCACCACTGGCCCGATCTGGTCGGCGTCGAGATGACCCGCTGGTCCGAACGCGAGTACCGCGAGGCGTTCAGGTCGGCCGGCTTTCACGTCGCCGAACAGGACCGCATCCCGGACCGCGAGATCGAAATCCCACCGGCCGAGGAATTTCCAACCGAAGACTGGGAGTCGCGCGATGCCATGGTCGAACGCTACCGCACCTACGGCACGCTGCTGACGATTGGGGTCGTCCCCTGA
- a CDS encoding DUF2391 family protein, with protein sequence MVRRRYRIADTAQQVVGGFLLAGPFVVTEEVWVLAAEMTWWHTLAVVAIVFGIGYGALYKADAGRELDREAEVAGIPIRFVSLMIVAFGSVAVLAVALTAPQTFLVESGILADPTPRTVALTTVRAVAVGAIFSVVGAATADSVF encoded by the coding sequence ATGGTACGCCGCCGGTATCGGATCGCGGACACCGCCCAGCAGGTCGTCGGCGGGTTCCTGCTGGCGGGGCCGTTCGTCGTCACCGAGGAGGTGTGGGTGCTGGCGGCGGAGATGACGTGGTGGCACACGCTCGCCGTCGTCGCCATCGTCTTCGGCATCGGTTACGGCGCGCTGTACAAGGCCGACGCCGGCCGCGAGCTCGACCGCGAGGCCGAGGTCGCCGGGATTCCGATCCGGTTCGTCTCGCTGATGATCGTCGCGTTCGGGTCGGTCGCGGTGCTGGCCGTGGCGCTGACCGCACCGCAGACGTTTCTGGTCGAGAGCGGTATTCTGGCCGACCCGACCCCGAGGACGGTCGCGCTGACGACGGTCAGAGCCGTCGCCGTCGGTGCGATCTTCAGCGTCGTCGGCGCGGCGACCGCCGACAGCGTCTTTTGA
- a CDS encoding ATPase involved in flagella biogenesis, with product MDYELAIENTPDTIPGGTGVLLLHPSTGETDRIDTDFLKTDTDRMLIISTRTTAREVEQKLEYYDVDETCATILDTLSIERGYTRRRSENVHYVSSPDDLAGIVEDAREWIESHDGKLRITVDSITEMAYYADDERTREAVEDLLDLLAEHDAVGLFHLSPEVHDEAIVDGYRDLFDGVVELSADGTVTSEF from the coding sequence ATGGACTACGAACTCGCCATCGAGAACACGCCGGACACCATCCCCGGGGGGACAGGGGTACTCCTTCTGCATCCGAGCACGGGCGAAACCGACCGCATCGACACCGACTTCCTCAAGACCGACACCGACCGCATGCTCATCATCTCGACCCGCACCACCGCCCGCGAGGTCGAACAGAAGTTGGAGTACTACGACGTGGACGAAACCTGCGCCACCATCCTCGACACCCTCTCGATCGAACGCGGCTACACCCGCCGGCGCTCCGAGAACGTCCACTACGTCTCCTCACCGGACGACCTCGCCGGCATCGTCGAGGACGCCCGCGAGTGGATCGAGTCCCACGACGGCAAACTCCGCATCACCGTCGACTCCATCACCGAGATGGCCTACTACGCCGACGACGAGCGCACCCGCGAGGCCGTCGAGGACCTGCTCGACCTGCTGGCCGAACACGACGCCGTCGGCCTCTTTCACCTCTCGCCGGAGGTCCACGACGAGGCCATCGTCGACGGCTATCGCGACCTGTTCGACGGCGTCGTCGAACTCTCGGCGGACGGCACCGTGACCAGCGAGTTCTGA
- a CDS encoding MATE family efflux transporter yields the protein MGIRAAVRAALLGFPALLARLGLVDREKGTEAFDLAVPVMVTGGLRVLLRVADFLMVGVAVGDAAIAALELGFQYYFVGFGLSLALSSGTISVVSRLQGDDKPGRADLAVKQSLWLSLAISLPLTVLTWVYAGPMLDVLTDDPRTIELGAIYLQIVMLSLAFRFWSMIAARALAGSADTRTPMYVRLLTLPTNVVLNAVLIFGWGPFPELGVAGAAWGTAIANTLAATVFLALLVSGRYVVRLPLRGPQLDLSLCREIVRVGLPLAGMRLLQTFGRFPFLFVLGVLGTPVVAAYAIGRRVMLLALMPAWGYATAASTLVGQAVGAGENGEATAYGWQTMRIALITQLVFGAVLVLAARPVALAFGTAHPDLAVQFIRVFGVIVAGFSISRTMRGSLRGAGDTRWPLYGTFAGSYLVRLPIAALALPTGFAVSIAGVSVTPGLGWGLPAVFVALVGDYYVKAAVNITRFWTGKWQGVARRAGVGTTGDD from the coding sequence ATGGGTATCCGCGCCGCCGTGCGCGCCGCGCTGTTGGGGTTCCCCGCGCTCCTGGCCCGGCTCGGGCTCGTCGACCGCGAGAAGGGGACCGAGGCGTTCGACCTCGCGGTGCCCGTGATGGTCACCGGCGGCCTCCGGGTCCTCCTCCGGGTCGCGGACTTCCTGATGGTCGGGGTCGCCGTCGGCGACGCGGCCATCGCCGCGCTGGAACTGGGCTTTCAGTACTACTTCGTCGGATTCGGGCTGTCGCTGGCGCTGTCCTCGGGGACGATCAGCGTCGTCTCCCGGTTGCAGGGCGACGACAAACCCGGGCGAGCGGATCTCGCGGTCAAGCAGTCGCTGTGGCTCTCGCTCGCCATCTCGCTCCCGCTGACAGTTCTAACGTGGGTGTACGCCGGCCCGATGCTGGACGTGCTGACCGACGACCCCCGGACGATCGAACTCGGGGCGATCTACCTCCAGATCGTCATGCTGTCGCTGGCTTTCCGGTTCTGGAGCATGATCGCCGCGCGGGCGCTCGCGGGCAGCGCCGACACGCGCACGCCGATGTACGTCCGCCTGCTGACCCTGCCGACGAACGTCGTCCTCAACGCCGTCCTCATCTTCGGGTGGGGTCCGTTCCCCGAACTCGGCGTGGCCGGGGCGGCCTGGGGGACCGCCATCGCCAACACGCTCGCCGCGACGGTCTTTCTCGCCCTGCTGGTCTCCGGACGATACGTCGTCCGCCTGCCGCTCCGCGGGCCGCAACTCGACCTCTCGCTGTGTCGGGAGATCGTTCGTGTCGGACTGCCGCTGGCCGGCATGCGCCTGCTCCAGACGTTCGGTCGGTTCCCGTTCCTGTTCGTGCTGGGCGTGCTGGGGACGCCCGTCGTGGCGGCCTACGCCATCGGCCGCCGGGTGATGTTGCTGGCGCTGATGCCCGCGTGGGGGTACGCGACGGCCGCCAGCACGCTCGTCGGGCAGGCCGTCGGCGCGGGCGAGAACGGCGAAGCCACGGCCTACGGCTGGCAGACCATGCGGATCGCCCTGATCACGCAACTCGTCTTCGGCGCGGTTCTCGTGCTCGCGGCCCGCCCCGTCGCGCTGGCGTTCGGCACCGCCCACCCCGATCTGGCGGTGCAGTTCATCCGCGTGTTCGGCGTGATCGTCGCCGGCTTCTCGATCTCGCGGACGATGCGGGGGAGCCTGCGGGGCGCGGGCGACACGCGCTGGCCGCTCTACGGCACCTTCGCCGGGTCGTATCTGGTCCGCCTGCCGATCGCGGCGCTGGCGCTGCCGACTGGCTTCGCGGTTTCGATCGCCGGGGTCTCGGTCACGCCCGGGCTGGGGTGGGGGCTGCCCGCGGTGTTCGTCGCGCTCGTGGGCGATTACTACGTGAAGGCGGCGGTCAACATCACTCGGTTCTGGACGGGGAAGTGGCAGGGGGTCGCCCGGCGCGCGGGAGTCGGGACGACCGGCGACGATTGA
- a CDS encoding ferredoxin — MRVEFDRDTCIGMFQCTAEWEGFEEDNDAGKAVLVDGEEIDEDLFAREIPEDAELDAKFAARSCPVDAIAIYDDDGEQIIP; from the coding sequence ATGCGCGTCGAATTCGACCGCGACACCTGTATCGGGATGTTCCAGTGTACCGCCGAGTGGGAGGGCTTCGAGGAGGACAACGACGCCGGCAAGGCCGTCCTCGTCGACGGCGAGGAGATCGACGAGGACCTGTTCGCCCGCGAGATTCCCGAGGACGCCGAACTCGACGCGAAGTTCGCCGCCCGATCCTGTCCCGTCGACGCCATCGCCATCTACGACGACGACGGCGAGCAGATCATCCCCTGA
- a CDS encoding M48 family metallopeptidase, with amino-acid sequence MPASPSIAVVAHCWLAAVVLATVRTVATHVHRITADPARTAERLRTLREVGYVAATLATLALALQIGTLSVAVAAVQAVAPPLPAGLVGVIAAVVLLLGPVLSGLLAVRLGTLRSRRDSRRLDLTYRDVTGWFTSRYAATVLALAAATAVVTAADSTVGRLAVATLLGGLGTALSPYAISFTVRDRPATEREREIARVPEDCRLRVVDDRTRFGVALAAGVLPGQRYVFVAESLFGLPERELAAIVAHEVGHHDGHHVPLRFGAFLAAVVPLLAALELGGTTALLVGVGLACVGALGAFAVVRRTEYAADAYAARQGLGPALAAALEELAVRRVLLTTPGPHAGPFAAHPPLHARVALLEAETTREPPVTTV; translated from the coding sequence ATGCCCGCCTCGCCCTCCATCGCGGTCGTCGCCCACTGCTGGCTGGCGGCCGTCGTGCTCGCGACGGTCCGAACGGTGGCCACCCACGTCCACCGAATCACCGCCGACCCCGCCCGCACCGCCGAACGGCTCCGGACACTCCGCGAAGTCGGCTACGTCGCGGCCACCCTCGCGACGCTCGCGCTCGCGCTGCAGATCGGAACCCTGTCGGTGGCCGTTGCTGCGGTCCAGGCTGTCGCACCGCCGCTCCCGGCCGGTCTCGTCGGCGTGATCGCCGCCGTCGTTCTCCTGCTCGGGCCGGTACTTTCGGGCCTGCTCGCGGTGCGGCTCGGGACGCTCCGGTCCCGCCGGGACTCCCGACGGCTCGATCTGACCTACCGGGACGTGACGGGCTGGTTCACCAGCCGGTACGCCGCCACGGTGCTCGCACTCGCGGCGGCCACGGCGGTGGTCACGGCCGCCGACTCGACGGTCGGCCGGCTCGCCGTGGCGACCCTGCTGGGCGGTCTCGGGACGGCGCTCTCGCCCTACGCGATCAGTTTCACCGTCCGGGACCGGCCGGCGACCGAGCGCGAACGCGAGATCGCGCGGGTACCCGAGGACTGTCGGCTCCGGGTCGTCGACGACCGGACGCGGTTCGGCGTGGCACTGGCCGCCGGCGTCCTGCCGGGCCAGCGGTACGTCTTCGTCGCCGAATCGCTATTCGGCCTGCCCGAGCGGGAACTGGCGGCGATCGTCGCCCACGAGGTCGGCCACCACGACGGGCACCACGTCCCGCTCCGGTTCGGGGCCTTCCTGGCGGCGGTCGTTCCGCTACTGGCGGCGCTGGAACTCGGCGGGACGACCGCCTTGCTCGTGGGTGTCGGACTGGCGTGTGTGGGCGCGCTCGGTGCGTTCGCCGTCGTCCGTCGGACGGAGTACGCGGCCGACGCCTACGCCGCCCGGCAGGGGCTCGGGCCAGCGCTCGCCGCGGCGCTGGAAGAACTTGCCGTCCGGCGCGTCCTGCTGACGACGCCCGGCCCCCACGCCGGCCCCTTCGCGGCGCATCCGCCGCTGCACGCGCGGGTCGCGCTGCTGGAAGCGGAGACGACGCGGGAGCCACCGGTGACCACGGTCTAG
- a CDS encoding chemotaxis protein CheC, giving the protein MDSLKVDVRKLHLFNGLAKEGAETVADNLQQMSGLETAASVSKLNFLDFDDVGTHLRTETESDSHVGIYTELEDAPHGYLLFLVSRAEAKRLANAMLGQGAEAEADGSGFTDMQKSAIQEVGNIMTSAFIDGWANVLGTTIAHSPPHFAYGDSETMLSEIGGWPDTDIVFVVDSQITAADVDFSLTCYTFPELEPLVDLIHDIDVDSIADAETAPTDFSELV; this is encoded by the coding sequence ATGGATTCCCTGAAGGTCGACGTGCGGAAGCTCCACCTGTTCAACGGGCTGGCCAAAGAGGGGGCCGAAACCGTCGCCGACAACCTCCAGCAGATGAGCGGGCTCGAAACCGCGGCGTCGGTCTCGAAACTGAACTTCCTCGATTTCGACGACGTGGGGACACACCTGCGGACCGAGACCGAATCCGATTCCCACGTGGGCATCTACACCGAACTCGAAGACGCGCCCCACGGCTATCTGCTCTTTCTGGTCTCTCGCGCCGAGGCCAAGCGGCTGGCGAACGCCATGCTCGGGCAGGGGGCGGAGGCGGAGGCCGACGGTAGCGGCTTCACGGACATGCAGAAATCCGCGATCCAGGAGGTCGGCAACATCATGACCTCGGCCTTCATCGACGGCTGGGCGAACGTGCTGGGGACGACCATCGCCCACTCGCCGCCACACTTCGCCTACGGCGACAGCGAGACGATGCTGTCGGAGATTGGGGGGTGGCCCGACACCGACATCGTGTTCGTCGTCGACTCACAGATCACCGCCGCCGACGTGGACTTCTCGCTGACCTGCTACACCTTCCCCGAACTGGAACCGCTCGTCGACCTCATCCACGACATCGACGTCGACTCCATCGCCGACGCCGAGACCGCCCCCACAGACTTCTCCGAACTCGTCTAG
- a CDS encoding ATP-dependent DNA helicase has translation MDVAAIPGVPDWLPGHLQDEGIESLYPPQAEAVEAGVTEGENLVASVPTASGKTLVAELAMLSAVAGAENEAAGKALYIVPLRALASEKAEEFAQFEEYGIEIGVTTGNYDSDGGWLADKDIIVATSEKVDSLVRNDAGWIEDLSCVVADEVHLVDDGQRGPTLEVTLAKLRQLNADLQTVALSATIGNADELADWLDAELVDSNWRPIELQKGVHFGQALHLEDGSQQRLEVRNGESETAAIVRDTLEDDGSTLVFVNSRRNAEAAARRLASTTSDFLDGEERERLDEIAAEIRDVSDTETSDDLADAVAKGAAFHHAGLASDHRSLVEEAFRDRLLKVVCATPTLAAGVNTPSRRVVVRDWRRYDGSAGGMAPLSVLEVHQMMGRAGRPGLDPYGEAVLLANSHDELDELFERYVWADPEPVRSKLAAEPALRTHLLATVASGFASSREGVLEFLERTLHASQNADRSELERVTDQMLDYLEMNDFLTRDGDQLQATGLGHTVSRLYLDPMSAAEIIDGLRDWERSGGRSTGRGDRAERDAEEEPAGFTRASELTADDDGDDGPREPPSALGLYHLVARTPDMYELYLRSGDEEEYTQLAYERETEFLGPMPSEYEEGRFDDWLSALKTARLLEDWASEVDESEVTDRYGVGPGDIRGKVETTQWLLGAAESLAGELDLDCVPAIREARTRVEHGVKSELVDLAGVRSVGRKRARRLYDAGIRTRADLREADKSVVLGALRGREKTAENVLENAGREDPSMDDVDPADVDGIDATLPSGTGETGGDSDEPDDQSSLGDF, from the coding sequence ATGGACGTCGCGGCGATTCCGGGGGTTCCCGACTGGCTGCCCGGACACCTACAGGACGAGGGCATCGAGTCGCTGTACCCGCCACAGGCCGAGGCGGTCGAGGCGGGCGTCACCGAGGGCGAGAACCTCGTCGCCAGCGTGCCGACAGCCAGCGGGAAGACCCTGGTCGCCGAGCTGGCGATGCTCTCGGCGGTCGCCGGTGCGGAGAACGAAGCGGCCGGGAAGGCACTCTACATCGTCCCGTTGCGGGCACTGGCCAGCGAGAAGGCCGAGGAGTTCGCGCAGTTCGAGGAGTATGGAATCGAGATCGGCGTCACCACGGGCAACTACGATTCCGACGGTGGCTGGCTCGCCGACAAGGATATCATCGTCGCAACCAGCGAGAAGGTCGACTCGCTGGTGCGCAACGACGCCGGCTGGATCGAGGATCTCTCCTGTGTGGTCGCGGACGAGGTCCACCTCGTCGACGACGGCCAGCGCGGCCCCACGCTGGAGGTGACGCTCGCCAAGCTCAGACAGCTCAACGCCGACCTGCAGACGGTCGCCCTCTCGGCCACCATCGGCAACGCCGACGAACTCGCCGACTGGCTCGACGCCGAACTCGTCGATTCGAACTGGCGACCCATCGAACTCCAGAAGGGGGTCCACTTCGGGCAGGCACTGCACCTCGAGGACGGCAGCCAGCAGCGCCTCGAAGTCCGCAACGGCGAGAGCGAGACCGCCGCCATCGTCCGGGATACCCTCGAAGACGACGGCTCGACGCTCGTGTTCGTCAACTCCCGGCGCAACGCCGAGGCCGCGGCCCGCCGGCTCGCCTCGACGACGAGTGACTTCCTCGACGGCGAGGAACGGGAGCGACTCGACGAGATCGCAGCGGAGATCCGTGACGTGAGCGACACCGAGACCAGCGACGACCTGGCCGACGCCGTCGCGAAGGGGGCGGCCTTCCACCACGCCGGTCTCGCGAGCGACCACCGATCGCTGGTCGAGGAGGCCTTCCGCGACCGCCTGCTGAAAGTCGTCTGTGCGACGCCGACGCTCGCGGCGGGCGTCAACACCCCCTCCCGGCGGGTCGTCGTCCGGGACTGGCGGCGCTACGACGGCTCGGCCGGCGGGATGGCCCCGCTTTCGGTGCTGGAGGTCCACCAGATGATGGGACGGGCCGGCCGGCCCGGGCTGGACCCCTACGGCGAGGCCGTCCTGCTCGCGAACAGCCACGACGAACTCGACGAACTGTTCGAGCGGTACGTCTGGGCCGACCCCGAGCCGGTGCGGTCGAAACTCGCCGCCGAACCCGCCCTCCGCACGCACCTGCTGGCGACGGTCGCCTCCGGGTTCGCCAGTTCCCGCGAGGGCGTGCTGGAGTTCCTCGAACGGACGCTGCACGCCAGCCAGAACGCCGACCGGAGCGAACTGGAGCGGGTCACCGACCAGATGCTCGACTATCTGGAGATGAACGATTTTCTGACCAGAGACGGCGACCAGTTGCAGGCGACGGGCCTGGGCCACACGGTCTCGCGGCTCTACCTCGACCCGATGAGCGCCGCGGAGATCATCGATGGCCTGCGCGACTGGGAGCGGTCGGGCGGCCGGTCGACGGGACGGGGCGATAGAGCCGAGAGGGACGCCGAGGAAGAGCCCGCTGGGTTCACCCGGGCCAGCGAACTGACGGCCGACGACGACGGGGACGACGGACCCCGGGAGCCACCGTCGGCGCTGGGGCTCTACCACCTCGTCGCGCGCACGCCGGACATGTACGAACTCTACCTCCGGAGCGGCGACGAGGAGGAGTACACGCAACTGGCCTACGAACGGGAGACGGAGTTCCTCGGCCCGATGCCCAGCGAGTACGAGGAGGGGCGGTTCGACGACTGGTTGTCGGCGCTGAAGACCGCTCGCCTGCTCGAAGACTGGGCCAGCGAGGTCGACGAGAGCGAGGTGACCGACCGCTACGGCGTCGGCCCGGGGGACATCCGCGGGAAGGTCGAGACCACCCAGTGGTTGCTGGGGGCCGCCGAGTCACTGGCGGGCGAACTCGACCTCGACTGCGTGCCGGCGATCCGCGAGGCACGCACCCGGGTCGAACACGGGGTCAAGAGCGAACTCGTCGACCTCGCGGGGGTGCGCAGTGTCGGGCGGAAACGCGCCCGACGGCTCTACGACGCGGGGATCCGGACCCGGGCGGACCTGCGGGAGGCCGACAAATCGGTCGTCCTCGGCGCGCTCCGGGGCCGGGAGAAGACCGCCGAGAACGTACTGGAGAACGCCGGCCGCGAGGACCCGTCGATGGACGATGTCGACCCCGCGGACGTCGACGGGATCGACGCGACCCTCCCCAGCGGGACCGGCGAGACCGGTGGCGACTCCGACGAACCGGACGATCAGTCCAGCCTGGGTGATTTCTGA
- the cgi121 gene encoding KEOPS complex subunit Cgi121, which yields MEVIEGTATVADVDAFVAELGEIGDEYDSAVQAFDARYVVGREHLDRAVACAERARAQGEAIADDPAVEILLYAAGRRQISRALEMGVSAGECPVAAVVHGLADGADGSDIADESGAAAAVADLLEPAETLGTYDENRVREFFDVSDRELAATDAGLSALVVERVALLAVEK from the coding sequence ATGGAGGTGATCGAGGGGACGGCGACGGTCGCGGACGTGGACGCCTTCGTCGCGGAGCTGGGCGAGATCGGCGACGAGTACGACTCGGCGGTGCAGGCGTTCGACGCCCGGTACGTCGTCGGCCGCGAGCACCTCGACCGCGCGGTCGCGTGCGCCGAGCGCGCCCGGGCCCAGGGCGAGGCCATCGCAGACGATCCCGCCGTGGAGATCCTGCTGTACGCGGCCGGTCGACGACAGATCTCCCGGGCACTCGAGATGGGGGTCTCTGCGGGCGAGTGCCCGGTCGCGGCCGTCGTTCACGGACTGGCGGACGGGGCGGACGGGTCGGATATCGCGGACGAGTCGGGAGCGGCCGCGGCGGTCGCGGACCTGCTGGAACCGGCCGAGACGCTCGGTACGTACGACGAGAACCGCGTCCGGGAGTTTTTCGACGTGTCCGACCGCGAACTCGCGGCGACCGACGCCGGGCTGTCGGCGCTGGTCGTCGAGCGGGTGGCGCTACTGGCCGTCGAGAAGTGA